Genomic DNA from uncultured Desulfuromusa sp.:
TGGATCTTCATTCGCACAAACTTTCAAGCCAGCATAAAATTACCGGGCCGCAACTCGCTTGTTTACTTGCTGTCAAGCAGGATGGTCCTCTGACTAGTGGAAATCTGGCAAAAAATGTCTACCTGAGTCCGAGTACGGTTGTCGGTATTGTCGACAGGCTTGAAGAAAAGCAACTGGTGATGCGTAAGCGCAGCAGTGAAGATCGCCGTCAGGTTCATATCTCTATAACTCCGACCGGCAAAGCTCTGGTCGCTGCCGCCCCTTCTCTGCTTCAGGATACCTTGGCAACGGCTCTGGTGGACCTTCCGGAAATTGAGCAGGTTTCCATCACTTTGGCCCTGGAAAAACTGGTTGACCTCATGGAGGCTCGCCATATCGGCGCTTCACCTCTTCTTGAGACCGGTTCGTTGACCGCAGAAGAATAATCCCTAATCTGAACTTTACTTTCGGCTGCCTTGACACAGAAGTCTCTTTCTGCTAAAACCTTTCGTATACGAAACATTCTTTGTGAAATCTTTAGTCTACTTTCTGTTTTGTCGCAATGAGGTACCGTGACTGATGCTGCAACCTTAAAACCAGCCCCTTAAGCCCGTCGCCCACTCGCGACCTTGCCCTGAGTTTTTCTTTTCCAGTAGTGCATTGCGTCGTCACATTTTTAGAACCTATAAGCCAGAGATAACTAAATAATGAGCATTTATTCAAATTGCCAACAGAAAATCGCAGAAAAGATTAGCAGTAACTCTGAAGAACTTGCATCCAAGTGGACCGATTGGCACTGGCAACTGAAGCATTCAGTGACCTGTGTTGATACGTTTGAAAAATTACTTGATATTCAACTCAACCCTCTGGAGAGGCGCAAAGTTGAATTGACCTTGAAAAAGTTCCCTCTTTCGATCACCCCTTACTATCTTTCTTTGATTGATCGTAGTGACTTTCGCAATGATCCAATTTTTCGGCAAGCGTTTCCCAGCCCGAAAGAGTTGAAGGTGGAAAAGGTGGATATGGCTGATCCTCTGGCCGAAGATCACGACAGCCCGGTGCCAGGTATCACCCACCGCTACCCGGACAGGGTTCTGTTTCATGTCAGCAACGTCTGCAGCATGTACTGTCGCCATTGTACTCGCAAACGCAAGGTCGGGGATGTCGATTCAATACCGGACCGCGAGCAAATCAGCCTCGGACTTGACTATATTCGCAACACCCCGGAAATCAGAGATGTTTTGCTGTCAGGTGGCGACCCGTTGATGCTTAATGATCTTTATCTGGACTGGATTTTGACGGAACTTGGTCAAATCGAACATGTTCAGGTCATTCGCATTGGCTCTCGTATGCCTGTCGTTTTGCCTTATAGGATTACCAATGAATTAGTCGAGATGCTGAAAAAACACCAGCCTCTCTGGCTTAATACCCATTTCAACCACCCAAGAGAAATAACCAGTTCGTCGCGACAGGCGTTGCGTAGGCTGACGGATGCCGGAATTCCTCTGGGCAATCAGTCCGTTTTGCTCGCTGGAGTTAATGATTGTCAAAGGATTATCAAATCGCTGGTACACAAGTTGGTGGAAAACCGGGTGAGACCCTACTACCTCTATCAGTGTGATCTGGCGGAAGGCTTGTCGCACTTCCGAACCCCTGTTGGTAAGGGGGTGGAGATTATGGAGAGCTTGATTGGCCATACCAGTGGTTTTGCTATTCCAACCTATGTCATCGATGCGCCGGGGGGTGGGGGCAAGATTCCTCTGAATCCCAACTATCTGATCTCTCTTTCAACCAACAAAGTTATCTTGCGCAACTATGAAGGGGTTATTACGACTTATCAGGAACCGGCGACTTATGAGGAGAAGTTCTGCGATCGACAATGTTCCGGGTGCGATTTGCAACTCAATCTGGAAGACGGAGAAGAGCGAGATGTTATCGGTATTGAAAAACTGCTTTCCGATTTTGATGAGACCATCAGTTTGACTCCGTCAGAAAATCTAAGAATGGAGCGAAGAAATGAGGACTGATGCGATTGAAACAGTTGGTAAGTCTGTTCTTCAGTATGGGCCGGAGAATGATCGGGTCTATCTGATGAAGTTAGCGGAAGAGGATCTGCCGGACATTATCACCAGTGTTGGTCGTCTTGCTACTTTGCATAACTATTCAAAAGCCTTTGTCAAAGTTCCTGAATCGGCGCAACAACTTTTTGTCGAGCATGGCTACCGGGTTGAAGCCGAAGTTCCCGGTCTGTTCAATAGGCAGGAAGATGGCTTTTTTATGGCGCGCTATTTCCATGCGGATCGATTGATTGATAATGACGCCGACAAAGTGAAGACAGTTCTTGATACAGCTCACGTTAAAGCTGAACAGCGTCGTCCGGTCGATCTCCCTGCAAACAGTATCTGTCGATTGGCAAATCCTTGCCATTGCCGGGAAATGGCTGAACTTTATCAACAGACTTTTGCCAGCTATCCATTTCCGATTCACGATCCGGAATATTTGGCATCGACCATGGTGGAAAATGTGCTTTATGCGGGAGTTTGGAAGGGAAACCAATTGCTGGCTTTAGCATCAGCTGAAATTGATCACCAGAACAGTCATGCCGAGCTGACCGACTTTGCAACTGATCCCGATTGGCGTGGTCACGGTCTGGCGAACGCTCTTCTCCAACATCTGGAAACGGAGCTGCAGCTGTCTGCAATCAAAACTTGCTACACCATTGCCCGGGCTACATCCTTCGGGATGAATATATGTTTTGCCCAGAATGGTTATCAATTTGCGGGGACTTTGGTGAAAAACACCCAGATTGCCGGCAAGCTTGAAAGTATGAACGTCTGGCATAAAAGCTTAGAGGTGGCAGGAAATGTTTAATATTTCAGCAGTGGACAACGGAAGGAAGCGGTAAATTTTATAACCTTGATAAGTGTATTCGGCAAGCTATCGATACTTCAGGGCGTGGTTTCAACGCCCTGTCGGAACTGAAAAGGAATCAAACGACAGCAGATCTCTCGATTATCCCGCTGACTGAGCCAGCGCACGACAGTAAAGAAAAAACACGGCTGAAGTTGACAACCAATGTTCAGCTTCAGAAACCCTTCAGCCCATCCGAAATACAAAAGTCATAGAACACTTCATCTAACAGAAAGATTGACAAATGAACTGGCAAGAACAACTGAAAAACTTCGTCAACACGATTGACCGTCTGGAAAAGCACATCAACTTGACTGTGGAAGAGCGCAGCGTTCTTGAGAATAACACAACCACCTGGGGGACGACCCCCTATTTTGCCTCTTTGATGGACCGGAATGATCCGAACTGCCCGATCCGCAAGCAGGTGATTCCCTCCAGTCTGGAGCAGCAGAACAGGTACGGCATGGATGATTATCTGGTCTGGAAAGAGAACCGCGCCACTGAAGAGAAGCGTCCTGACTCCATAGCCCGGCAATACAAGGACCGGGTCGCCTTTACCGTAACCCAGGCTTGTGGAGTTTATTGCCGCCACTGTTTTCGTAAGGAGCTGGTTGTTGATGGCGACCTGAAACTCGATTTTAACGTCAACGAGGGTTTGCAATGGCTGGCCGAGCATCCAGAGGTGCGGGACGTTCTGATCACGGGCGGAGATCCATTTCTTCTTGGCGACGAGCAGCTTGAATTTTTGCTCAGAAAGTTGCGCGAATTGCCACATCTTGAAATGATTCGTTTTGGAACCCGTACACCTATTGTGCTGCCGCAGCGGATTGATGCCGGGTTGAAAAAGGTGCTGGGGGGCTATCATCGGGTGCCGATCTGGATCAACACGCAGTGTAACCATCCAAAAGAGATTACCGAGGAAACAGCAAAAGCTGTGTTCGATCTGCTGAGTTGTGGTGTAAATGTCGGCAATCAGGCGGTTCTTCTCAAAGGGATTAATGATGAAGTTGACACCTTTCGTGAATTGCATCAGAAACTGCTCTCAGTGCGGATCAAACCTTATTACGTATTTTATTGTGAAGCTGCTCCCGGCATAGATCATTTCCGCACCCCGGTTGAGAAAGGTGCCGAACTGATCCGTGACGCCTTGCGTGGTCACACAACCGGGCTTGCACAACCGATGCATGTTGTTGCTACCAATATCGGCAAAATTCCGCTGATGCCTGACTACTATATTAAAGACAAAAACGGCCAGGAGTATTGCCTGCAGAACCATAAAGGAGAAAAAACGACACTTCCGAATGTTCCGGCATGAGCATTTCAGCCTGCTAAACAAGGAGCAGATTTGTGGAAATCAGGGTTCAGGGAGGCGACCTGAATAAAGCCATTAAAGTATTAAAAAGAAAGTTACAACAAGATGGGCTATATCGCGAATTACGTCAGCGCAGATTCCATGAAAAATCCAGTATTAAGCGTCGACGAAAAGCAGAAGATGCCCAGCGGCGCTTGCGGAAAAAACAAAAAAGACTCCAACAGCGGTAGTCGCAATACAAAGCGCGATGAAGAAAGCGAGATAGGAGCCCCTGTGACTGGTCCGGTAAGTATTTACGCTATTGCCGAGATGAGCAGGCGCGCTGAAGAAGGCACCTTAAAGGTCCGTAGTGAACTATTTCGAATCGGCTGTAAACCCTCTGATCTGAGTGTTCTGCGGCAGGGAGTTTATCTACAGATAAAGTGCCGGCAGCAGATTATTCTGGTGTCCCCGCAAGAGGTATTGGGAGTATTGCGCAAGATTCCACGAGGGACTGAGTTGTCGGAGGTCTTTCAGCTTGTTTTTCAGCATGCTCATCAGCTCGAGGAACAAAAACAACTGCCCCCTCGCGGGCTGGTTATAATTCTTATCAGCTTGCTGATTTTGGTGGCTTTCTTGTTTGCGCTAAATTATTTTTAGCTTACGGGTGATCGTCTGTTTTGCTGAATAAATGATCCCCAGAGGCCAGAGTTAGAGCTTTAACTGCGTTTTTACCCGGCCAAAAGCATCGATGGCAAAGCGGATGTCTTCTGCTGTTAGGGCTGCTGATATCTGCGTGCGGATTCGCGCTTTGCCTTTTGGGACAACCGGATAGGAAAATGCGACAACATAAACCCCTTCTGCCAGCATTGCTTCGGCAAACTGACCCGCGATCACGGCATCATGCAGCATGACGGGAACGATGGGATGCTCCCCGGGCAGGAGTTCAAACCCGAGATCTTCCAACCCTTTGCGAAACATAGCGGTATTTTCACGTAATTGATCTCGGAGTTGATTTGACCGGCAGACCAGATCGATTGCTTTCAATGCGCCAGCAACGGCTGGCGGTGCAACTGTATTTGAAAAAAGATAAGGACGAGAGCGCTGTCGCAACAGGTCAACAATTTCCTTGCGCGCACTGGTAAAACCTCCGCTTGCCCCACCCAGGGCTTTACCCAGGGTTCCTGTTATGATATCGACTTGTTCCATACAACCTCGATACTCCGGGGTGCCTCGGCCGCCGGCACCGATGAAACCGGTGGCATGGGAGTCATCTACGTGAACCAACGCATTGTATTTTTCCGCAAGAGTACAGATTTCATCAACCTTGGCAATAAAACCATCCATGGAAAAAACGCCATCGGTGGTAATCAGCTTGAAGCGTGCCCCATTTTTATCGGCGTCCTGTAACTGTTTTTCCAGATCGGCCATATCGCTGTTACGATAGCGATAACGCATGGCTTTGCACAGGCGCACTCCATCGATAATGCTGGCATGGTTAAGTTCGTCAGAGATGACGGCATCTTCTTCTCCCATCAGGGTTTCGAACAGACCACCGTTGGCATCAAAGCAGGATGGATAGAGGATCGTGTCTTCGGTCCCCAGAAAACGGCTGAGGCTATCCTCAAGTTGTTTATGCAGAGTCTGGGTGCCGCAAATAAAACGAACCGATGCCATGCCGAAGCCCCATTTCTCCAGAGCGAGTTTGGCTGCTGCATTCACCTCCGGGTCCTGGGCCAGGCCAAGGTAGTTGTTGGCGCAGAGATTTAAAACTTCACGGTCGCCGCTGACTCCCACGTGGGCACTCTGTGGGGAGGTGATGATGCGTTCATGTTTATACAGACCAGCTGCTTTAATGGCGTTTAACTCGGCACTGATATGGTCTTGATATTTATCGTACACAGCTTTTTTCTCCCGGGTCAGATGTGTTGAAATGTCATCAAAATTCCCAATTGAGAATTACTTTACTTGCTTCGCCGGAATTCATGGCAGCAAAACCTTGTTCAAACTCGGTATAGTTCAGGCGATGGGTGATAATCGGAGAAATATCCAGCCCGGATTCGATCATCACTGACATTTTGTACCAGGTTTCATACATCTCCCTGCCATAAATACCCTTGAGGGTAAGCATGTTGAAAATGACTATATTCCAGTCAATGGCAACATCGCTTCCCGGAATTCCCAGAAGAGCCACTTTGCCACCATGACACATATTCGCCAGCAGTTCGTTAAATGCCGAAGGATTACCGGACATTTCCAGGCCGACATCAAAACCCTCTGCCATCCCTAATTTTTTTTGTGCATCACCGATACTTTCCTGGGTGACATCGACGGTACAGGTGGCTCCGAGGGTTTTTGCCAATTCCAGACGTTGGGGGTTTATATCAGTGATGACAATGTGTCTTGCCCCGGCATGGCGACAGACTGCTGCAGCCATAGCCCCGATTGGCCCGGCACCGGTAATCAAGACATCCTCACCCAGCAGATCGTATTTCAGGGCTGTATGAACGGCGTTGCCGAAAGGATCGAACAGCGCAGCAACATCCAGATCGATCCCTGGCTGATGTTCCCAGACGTTGGACATGGGTAGAGCCAGGTATTCGGCAAAAGCTCCGGGGCGATTGACACCGATGCCACTGGTGTGGGCGCAGAGATGACGACGTCCGGCCATGCAGTTACGGCAGCGGCCGCAAACGACATGTCCTTCGCCGGAGACAATCTGGCCCGGGTTGAAATCGATGACATTGGTGCCAACGTCAACAATTTCGCCGACAAACTCATGTCCCACGATCATCGGTACAGGGATGGTTTTTTGTGACCAGGCATCCCAGTTGTAGATGTGCATATCCGTCCCGCAAATAGCGGTCCGTTTGATTTTTATAAGGACATCGTTAATGCCGATTTCCGGTATCGGCATCTCTTCCAACCACAGCCCGGGTGTTGCTTCTCTTTTAACCAGTGCCTTCATAGTGGAGTTCCCCTCAGATTATTTTTCCAGTTTTGCTTCAACGCTCTTTAATTTATCCACCATTGTCTGTTCCCGATCAACCCGGCTCCCCAGTTTGATTGTCGTGCTGATGCGTGGGGCACCGGCAGCATGAATTTCTTCATGGCAGCGGCGGATTGCAGCGAAAACCTGATCATATTCTCCTTCAATATTGGTACCATATGCATGTAAGCGGATCTTTAATCCGGCATCTTCCAGAATGTTTTGGCACATGGCAACATATTTTGAAACGGAGACTCCGACTCCGAGGGGGACAACGCAAAGATCAACAATGACTTTCATGAATTTCTCCTTTAGCGAATTATTTATTTGATTTCCAAGTATATCCTGCCAAAAGAGAATAGCCAATCAGACATTTTCTAAAGTTGCTCTCCAGAGAGAATAATCAAATAGGGATAGCCCCTTGTTGAGAGAATCTGTTACAATTCAAAGTTCTAAGTTTCACTGTTGCAGAAGCCATAATTCACAAAAACACCCATAACAGAAAGAGGTAATGATGCAAGATTGGGGACAAGGCCCATCCGGGGATGACCTGGAAAAAAAAGTCATTGAGATCGCTAATCAACTGAAAAATAAGTTCAAGTTCAATCCACAGAAAGGAATCCTTCCTTTATTGATTATTATTGCTGTTATCGCCATTTTAATCGGTGGTTCCAGCAGTATGTATAAGGTCGATACTGAAGAGACCGGGGTTGTTTTACGCTTTGGTAAATTCTCCAAATTTTCCAACCCTGGCTTACACTTTAAAATCCCCTTTGGGGTTGAACAGGTTTACCTGGTCCCAACCGGGCGCGTTCTGAAAGAAGAGTTTGGTTATAGAACGGTCACTCCGGGGATAAAAACTGTTTATACCAAGCGTGGACTGGAAGAAGAGTCTCTCACTTTGACCGGAGATTTAAATGTCAGTGATGTTGAGTGGATCGTCCAGTTTCAGGTGTCAGACCCGTTCAAATATATTTTTAAAATCAAAGATCCTATCGGGACAATTCGTGATATTGCGGAGGCTATGGTCCGTAAGACCATCGGCAATGCGGATGTGACCCAGGTTCTCACCACCGATCGGGCTTATCTTGCGGATCAGATCCAACAGTCTCTGCAGGCCACATTGACCCAATATGATATCGGGGTAAGGATCGTTACAGTTAAGTTTCAGGATGTTAACCCGCCAGAAGCAGTAAAGGACGCCTTTAACGAGGTTAACGAAGCGGAACAACAGAAAGAGAGTCTGATTTTTCAGGCTCGTGAGCAATATAACCGGGAAGTTCCAAGAGCCCGGGGTGAAGCGAAACGGACACTTCAGGAAGCACAAGGTTATGCAGTCGAACGCATCAATAAAGCCCGAGGTGAGACGAATCGTTTTGTCGCCTTGTTGACGGAATACAAAAAAGCTCCGTTTGTCACCCGGAAACGCATCCATATTGAAACGATGGAAGAGGTTTTACCAAATCTGGATGAAACTTACATTATGGATGGAAAAAACGGTGGGCTATTGCCATTGCTTCCGTTACGTAAGGCCATGGAAGGAGCAGTCAAATGAAAAAGGGATTTGTAATAATTGTTGTTATTGTTGCTATCCTGATTGCTCAGGGTGGTTTTTATATTGTTAATGAAGCAGAGCAGGCTATCGTGACCCAATTTGGTAAGCCTGTTGGTGAAGTTTCGTATCCTGGACTCCATTTCAAATTGCCGTTTATTCAGGATGTGACCCGTTTTGAAAAAAGAATTCTGAAATGGGATGGCGATCCGAACCAGATTCCAACGAAAGATAAAAAATTCATCTGGGTTGATACCACTGCTCGTTGGCGGATTACCGATCCATTGCTGTTTCTTAAAACCGTTGCGACTGAGCGGGGTGCTCTGAGCCGTCTGGATGACATCATTGATTCAGTTGTTCGTGATGCTGTTTCCGGCCACCTGTTGGTCGAACTTGTGCGTGGCGGTGATTATAAAGCAAATGGAACCGAGCGTTTTGAGGTTGATGGTGTGCAGATTCTCCCTGAAGATATGATTGGCCGCGAAGAGATTCTCAGTGGGATCCTGCTTGAGGCGAGCTCAAGCACTCCGGAATACGGAATCGAATTGATCGATGTGCAGTTCAAGCGACTTAACTATGTTGAGCAGGTGCGCGTCCGGGTTTACGAGCGGATGATTAATGAGCGGAAGAAAGTTGCTGCTCAGTATCGATCCGAAGGGGAAGGGGAAAAACTGGAAATCCTTGGAACCATGCAACGTGAACTGAAAGAAATCAGTTCTGAAGCCTATCGGAAAGCTCTGGAGTTTCGCGGTGCTGCTGATGCTGAAGCTGCTGCTATTTATGCTGAAGCATACAATCAGGACAAGGAGTTCTATACTTTCTTGCGTACGATGGAATCTTATAAAAAAACCATCACTGACAAAGGAAAGTTGATTATTTCCACCGATTCCGATTACTACAAGTATTTGAAATCATCTGAATAGAATTTTGATTTAATTCAGATCAGATCAGTCAAAAGGGTTCTCCGCCAGCGGAGAACCCTTTTGAATTTCAACAACCATTCTTTAGAATTGTCTCTTCAGTTGCCACCACCTGAATCAATCCCCACCTTGGTCGACCTCTTCCACTTCAATTTCGGAATGATTGGCGATCATCTGCTTTTTCACCTTCTTGCCGATGAAAATTGGCAGGGTGAAGCCGATGATCGCAACAACCCAAATACCAATGGCCAACGGACTGCCGACGAAAATCGACCAGTCGCCGTCCGATATCTGCAGCGCGCGACGCATGTTGACCTCCATCTCGTTGCCGAGCAGGATACCGAGGATAACCGGTACTAAAGGAAACCCAAGCTTACGTAAACCCCAGCCTGCAAAGCCGAAACCGACCATCATCATGACATCGAAGGTCGAACCGGTGAGACCGTAGATACCAACGAACGAGATCATCGCTACCGCCGGCATCAGGATCCGTGTCGGAATCAACAACACCCGGGTAAACAGGCCAACCAGGGGGAGGTTCAGGGCCAGCAGCATGAAGTTACCTATAATGAGCGCCGCGATCAGGCTCCAGACGACATCGGGGTTGTTACTGAACAACAGCGGTCCCGGGGTGATGTTGAGCTGAAGGAGCACAGCGAGCAGCACGGCGGTGGTGCCGGAACCCGGCACGCCAAGGGCCAGCATCGGCACCAGTGCCCCGGCAGCGGACGCGTTGTTGCCGACCTCAGGTGCTATGAGGCCGCGTGGATCACCCTTGCCGAAGGTCTTGCCTTCGGGGTCGACGAGGTTCTTTTCCACCGAGTAGGAGAGGAACGATCCCAGCGACGCTCCTGCCCCCGGCAGCACACCGGATAGAAAACCGATGCCGGTTGACCGTGCTATCGTGCCAATAGAACGCTTCAGCATACGGAAATCAGGCCATTTGTGCCGGCCGACCTTCGAGCGGGACTGAGCGGCAGCGCCACCCTGGTGATGTTCGATGAAGATCAGGACTTCGCTGATGGCAAACAGGCCGACAATGGCGATCAGAAAATCGATCCCGTCGTAAAGGTGGATATGGCCGAAGGTAAAGCGCTCGGAACCAGTCTGCGAATCGCTGCCGATCATCGCGATGCCCAGACCCAGTGCGGCAGCGAAGGCCGATTTCGCCTGGTTGCTGGCAGTGAGACCGCCCAGGGTGGCGAAGGCCATCGTGAACAGGGCGAAATACTCCGCCGGGCCGAACAGCAGGGCGACCTTGACCAGTTGCGGCGCCAGCAGGATCAACCCACAGGTGCCGAAGAAATCGCCGGTAAATGAGGCGACGCCGGACAGTGCCAGCGCCTCCCCCGCTTTCCCCTTCAGGGCCATCGGGTGGCCGTCGAGGCAGGTCATCATCGCCGGTTCGTCGCCGGGGATGTTGAGCAGGATCGAGCTGATCCGCCCGCCGTACATGGCGCCGTAGTAGACGCTGGTGAGCAGGATCATGGATGGGATCGGTCCGAGTCCCAGGGTGAATGCGATGGGGATAAGAATCGCCACGCCGTTGGCCGGTCCGAGTCCCGGCAACGCCCCCATGAGCGTACCGAGAAAGCAGCCGAGAAGTGCCAGCAGGAGGTTTTGGACGGAAAGGGCGATTGCGAATCCGTCAGCCAGATTTGAGAAAATTTCCATTGTCTTATCCCCTTAAAAACCGAGCGGGCCCTTGGCCAGCGACAGGCCGAGGATCAGATGAAAGACCAGGTAGATGCCCGCGGAGGTCGCGATCCCGGTGACCAGAGAACTAAGCGGCTTGGTTCCCAAACGCCATGACAGGTAAGCGGTGGCGAAGACGGTCGCAATCACGAACCCGACTTTGGATAAAGCCCAGCCATACAGAAACATCACCGCTGTGGCGAAGATGACCTCAATGAAGTTCGTCAGATTCGGCCAGTCCGGCTCTGCATCTGGACGCAGCAGGATGTACAACGAACAGATCGTTAGTACGGTCCCGACGATATAAGGAAAGGTCCGCGGACCGACGACATCAATCATAAAACTGTCGGGGATGATGGAAGTCGCCCAGAAGTAAAACGCAGCAAGCGCCAGCCCAAAAAGGCCAAATATCCGGTCGCTCATGAAATCCTCTTTTCTTCAAACGATTTGAAACAAATAAGAGGCTGCCCCATATATCAGGGCAGCCTCGATGCTCTAATTACTTGAGTATCCCGATTTCCCGAGAGAGATCGGCGATGTCCTTGATGCTCCCATTGACGAATGTGTTCATGTCTTCGCCGAAGTTGTTAAAAGGTTCGATTGCCTTGGCTTCAAGATCTTTCTGGAACGCCTCGGACTCGGTCATCTTCTGAATCGCATTTTTCCAGAACTCCTTCGCTTCAGTAGAAGCGCCCTTCGGCATGTAGAGTCCGCGCCAGTTGGCACCGATGACGTCATATCCCTGTTCCCTGGCTGTCGGAATATCAGGGAAACCCTTCAGCCGCTGAGGTGCCAGAATCGCGATAATCCGAACATCGCCAGACTCATAGAAACCGCGAAGTTCAGAAAAGTCGCCGGACATAACTTGAACCGCTCCGGAAAGTAGCCCGGTCATCGCTTCACCGCCACCGCCATAGGCAACGTACTTGAGCTGACGCACGTCCTTCAGACCGGCTTTACGAGCAACAAGCATTGGCTTGATGTGATCAAAACCGCCGACCGACGAACCGCCAGCGATAGCGACAGAACGCGGATCGGCCAAGATTGCGTCCATCACATCTTTAAGGTTTTTATATTTGGAATCTTTTTTGACGGCAAGAACGCCATACTCGGCACCAAAGGTTGCCAGCCAGTGCACGTCATCAGCGGTGGCACCCTTGAAAATGCCCTGTGCCAGACGTGCGGAGGTACTTGTTGAGGCTGCGACAATCAGGTCGTTATCGTTATTGCGCTCCCTGGTGACGTGAGCGAAGGCTACGCCGCCCCCCCCACCGGACATATTGGCAACTTGCATTGCGTTTTCGATCAGTCCCAATTGAAATAAATTCTTGGCAGTAGTGCGACAAATGAAATCCCAGCCGCCGCCCGGGCCTGCCGGGGCTATGCACTCAGGGTTTTCGGGCTCAAAGGCCAAGGTCTGACTGACCGGCAATATCAGCATTGTGGCTGCGACCAGCAGCAGAAGTTTTCCGACCCAATTCTTTTTCATTCTGTGGCTCCTTTTCGGCAGTGATTCGGTTTAAAGACCGAACGGTGAGTGAATATTTCTCTGGCTCGCTGTTGTATATGACTTAAATGTCAAACTAGTCAGT
This window encodes:
- the ablA gene encoding lysine 2,3-aminomutase, which encodes MSIYSNCQQKIAEKISSNSEELASKWTDWHWQLKHSVTCVDTFEKLLDIQLNPLERRKVELTLKKFPLSITPYYLSLIDRSDFRNDPIFRQAFPSPKELKVEKVDMADPLAEDHDSPVPGITHRYPDRVLFHVSNVCSMYCRHCTRKRKVGDVDSIPDREQISLGLDYIRNTPEIRDVLLSGGDPLMLNDLYLDWILTELGQIEHVQVIRIGSRMPVVLPYRITNELVEMLKKHQPLWLNTHFNHPREITSSSRQALRRLTDAGIPLGNQSVLLAGVNDCQRIIKSLVHKLVENRVRPYYLYQCDLAEGLSHFRTPVGKGVEIMESLIGHTSGFAIPTYVIDAPGGGGKIPLNPNYLISLSTNKVILRNYEGVITTYQEPATYEEKFCDRQCSGCDLQLNLEDGEERDVIGIEKLLSDFDETISLTPSENLRMERRNED
- the tdh gene encoding L-threonine 3-dehydrogenase; translation: MKALVKREATPGLWLEEMPIPEIGINDVLIKIKRTAICGTDMHIYNWDAWSQKTIPVPMIVGHEFVGEIVDVGTNVIDFNPGQIVSGEGHVVCGRCRNCMAGRRHLCAHTSGIGVNRPGAFAEYLALPMSNVWEHQPGIDLDVAALFDPFGNAVHTALKYDLLGEDVLITGAGPIGAMAAAVCRHAGARHIVITDINPQRLELAKTLGATCTVDVTQESIGDAQKKLGMAEGFDVGLEMSGNPSAFNELLANMCHGGKVALLGIPGSDVAIDWNIVIFNMLTLKGIYGREMYETWYKMSVMIESGLDISPIITHRLNYTEFEQGFAAMNSGEASKVILNWEF
- a CDS encoding MarR family winged helix-turn-helix transcriptional regulator, whose product is MDKTVKNINNDPEVPKGSYDLRILQALRRIIRAVDLHSHKLSSQHKITGPQLACLLAVKQDGPLTSGNLAKNVYLSPSTVVGIVDRLEEKQLVMRKRSSEDRRQVHISITPTGKALVAAAPSLLQDTLATALVDLPEIEQVSITLALEKLVDLMEARHIGASPLLETGSLTAEE
- the ablB gene encoding putative beta-lysine N-acetyltransferase encodes the protein MRTDAIETVGKSVLQYGPENDRVYLMKLAEEDLPDIITSVGRLATLHNYSKAFVKVPESAQQLFVEHGYRVEAEVPGLFNRQEDGFFMARYFHADRLIDNDADKVKTVLDTAHVKAEQRRPVDLPANSICRLANPCHCREMAELYQQTFASYPFPIHDPEYLASTMVENVLYAGVWKGNQLLALASAEIDHQNSHAELTDFATDPDWRGHGLANALLQHLETELQLSAIKTCYTIARATSFGMNICFAQNGYQFAGTLVKNTQIAGKLESMNVWHKSLEVAGNV
- the hflK gene encoding FtsH protease activity modulator HflK, giving the protein MMQDWGQGPSGDDLEKKVIEIANQLKNKFKFNPQKGILPLLIIIAVIAILIGGSSSMYKVDTEETGVVLRFGKFSKFSNPGLHFKIPFGVEQVYLVPTGRVLKEEFGYRTVTPGIKTVYTKRGLEEESLTLTGDLNVSDVEWIVQFQVSDPFKYIFKIKDPIGTIRDIAEAMVRKTIGNADVTQVLTTDRAYLADQIQQSLQATLTQYDIGVRIVTVKFQDVNPPEAVKDAFNEVNEAEQQKESLIFQAREQYNREVPRARGEAKRTLQEAQGYAVERINKARGETNRFVALLTEYKKAPFVTRKRIHIETMEEVLPNLDETYIMDGKNGGLLPLLPLRKAMEGAVK
- a CDS encoding MTH1187 family thiamine-binding protein, encoding MKVIVDLCVVPLGVGVSVSKYVAMCQNILEDAGLKIRLHAYGTNIEGEYDQVFAAIRRCHEEIHAAGAPRISTTIKLGSRVDREQTMVDKLKSVEAKLEK
- a CDS encoding KamA family radical SAM protein, which produces MNWQEQLKNFVNTIDRLEKHINLTVEERSVLENNTTTWGTTPYFASLMDRNDPNCPIRKQVIPSSLEQQNRYGMDDYLVWKENRATEEKRPDSIARQYKDRVAFTVTQACGVYCRHCFRKELVVDGDLKLDFNVNEGLQWLAEHPEVRDVLITGGDPFLLGDEQLEFLLRKLRELPHLEMIRFGTRTPIVLPQRIDAGLKKVLGGYHRVPIWINTQCNHPKEITEETAKAVFDLLSCGVNVGNQAVLLKGINDEVDTFRELHQKLLSVRIKPYYVFYCEAAPGIDHFRTPVEKGAELIRDALRGHTTGLAQPMHVVATNIGKIPLMPDYYIKDKNGQEYCLQNHKGEKTTLPNVPA
- a CDS encoding glycine C-acetyltransferase — encoded protein: MYDKYQDHISAELNAIKAAGLYKHERIITSPQSAHVGVSGDREVLNLCANNYLGLAQDPEVNAAAKLALEKWGFGMASVRFICGTQTLHKQLEDSLSRFLGTEDTILYPSCFDANGGLFETLMGEEDAVISDELNHASIIDGVRLCKAMRYRYRNSDMADLEKQLQDADKNGARFKLITTDGVFSMDGFIAKVDEICTLAEKYNALVHVDDSHATGFIGAGGRGTPEYRGCMEQVDIITGTLGKALGGASGGFTSARKEIVDLLRQRSRPYLFSNTVAPPAVAGALKAIDLVCRSNQLRDQLRENTAMFRKGLEDLGFELLPGEHPIVPVMLHDAVIAGQFAEAMLAEGVYVVAFSYPVVPKGKARIRTQISAALTAEDIRFAIDAFGRVKTQLKL
- the rpsU gene encoding 30S ribosomal protein S21, yielding MEIRVQGGDLNKAIKVLKRKLQQDGLYRELRQRRFHEKSSIKRRRKAEDAQRRLRKKQKRLQQR